A segment of the Conexibacter woesei Iso977N genome:
GTCGATGAAGCGGAGGTAGTTGTCGGCGATCTGCTCCTGCGCGTCCGCGCGCGAGACCGAGCCGTCGAGGAAGCCCTTCAGCGCGTCCCACCAGATCGAGCGTCCGATCGCGAACCCGATGAACCCGTCGACCGGCGCGGCCGCGCGCAGCCACTCGTCGACCTTGGCGTCCGAGGCGCCACGACCGAGCAGCACGCACACGACGCCCGAGCGTCCCTCGCCGGTCCGCGCCTGCTTCGCCAGGATCTCAGCGTCGCTGCGCTCGTCGACGCCCTCGATCTTCCAGATGTCGACCTCGATCCCGAAGTCCTGGATCTCGGCGATCGCGCGGCGCATCAGCTCGGGGCGCAGCTCGGCGTCGTAGCGCTCCTCCGAGCCGCCGACCGACTCCAGCTGCGCGGCCTCCGCCGGCACCAGCAGCTCGAACAGGAACTTGCGGTCGTGCGCGTGCAGCCAGTCCGCCAGCTCCTTGAGCTTCTCCAGTTGCCCGCGGTTCTCGTCCGCGTCCCCGTCGGGGTTGTAGCGGACCAGGACCTTCGAGAAGTCCGGGTCGAACGCCTCGATGTGCGCGCCGAAGTCGGCGCCGTACTCGAAGTCGAACAGCGGCTGGCCCGACCTCTCGACCGGCATCGCCAGCTTCAGCCCGGCGGCCTTCGCGTCGGCCTGGATGTTCTTGGGCGCGCCGAACTGCTCGTCGACCAGGACGCCCAGCTCGTCGGCGTGCACGTCGCTCTTCTCGACGGCCTTGACCATGCCCTCGTAGATGAGGTGCTTGGCGTCGGAGATCGTCGCGGTCTCCTCGGGCGAGGGGTCGCCTTCGATGCCGAACATCTTCTTCTGGAACGACCCGCGGTGGTCGAACGCGAGGATGTACAGCTTGCCGTCGTAGCCGAG
Coding sequences within it:
- a CDS encoding 2-deoxy-5-keto-D-gluconate 6-phosphate aldolase domain-containing protein — protein: MSMALGYDGKLYILAFDHRGSFQKKMFGIEGDPSPEETATISDAKHLIYEGMVKAVEKSDVHADELGVLVDEQFGAPKNIQADAKAAGLKLAMPVERSGQPLFDFEYGADFGAHIEAFDPDFSKVLVRYNPDGDADENRGQLEKLKELADWLHAHDRKFLFELLVPAEAAQLESVGGSEERYDAELRPELMRRAIAEIQDFGIEVDIWKIEGVDERSDAEILAKQARTGEGRSGVVCVLLGRGASDAKVDEWLRAAAPVDGFIGFAIGRSIWWDALKGFLDGSVSRADAQEQIADNYLRFIDVYNSAEQGAGVA